In Kordiimonas sp. SCSIO 12610, the following are encoded in one genomic region:
- a CDS encoding YdgA family protein translates to MNSKAKLLLGTGIVIVLGVGAYTYLGNQVEISIQSEIQAFNETNKGKYNISYDSIDANPALGKFNLKGVSLELTEIGGTSFIENATLQGSVKDGSFVLTGVSADTFKLESDKANITFSEFNLTSPDLAIFGDEDKLKKLREFPINSFHVKDVKIDATSHASGQSFEMSLDEYTIDVDESSQALEKFELTDLQFKTVINNILPMNMNYGNIVIKGGDLSWFGSAIELSQNSLTNDLDNMNEAEKILELQKAQSVIMKEMMPVFLNYMGIDSFEWSDFSVSLPNGSDVSFDRLYVEDLKRTDNIVVGSKSGWDNLAIPDLTGLDPNFDAQLNLIGLKGTSLSMVSETAYDQNKKTNTSNSQISIENILEASVDFTLNDFEPKTYYQSALAIYSPEIQQNPDKVIELYTSLFNNFSGNITLTDKSIINRFINGYAKQTGADPEALRAQFTGLVIANLTQSFGSYAPQGLAEAISGYMAASSTPIKLELATKQKLTPETVNQISATNWGDYIKVDLKQAN, encoded by the coding sequence ATGAATTCAAAAGCAAAATTATTACTTGGCACAGGCATAGTCATCGTCCTAGGTGTCGGAGCATACACCTATCTAGGAAATCAGGTTGAAATCAGTATTCAAAGTGAAATTCAAGCTTTCAATGAAACGAATAAAGGCAAGTATAACATTTCCTATGACAGCATTGATGCGAATCCAGCCCTTGGTAAGTTTAATCTGAAAGGTGTTTCACTAGAGCTCACAGAGATAGGTGGTACGTCATTTATTGAAAATGCAACGCTGCAAGGCTCAGTGAAAGACGGAAGCTTTGTTCTAACAGGCGTGTCTGCCGACACCTTCAAATTAGAAAGTGATAAAGCCAACATTACATTCTCAGAGTTCAACCTTACTAGCCCTGACCTCGCAATTTTCGGTGATGAAGATAAACTCAAAAAGCTGCGCGAATTTCCTATCAACAGTTTTCATGTAAAGGATGTGAAAATTGATGCTACTTCTCACGCATCGGGGCAGTCGTTTGAAATGTCGCTGGATGAATATACGATTGATGTTGACGAGAGCTCGCAAGCCCTCGAGAAATTTGAATTAACTGACCTGCAATTCAAAACCGTCATCAACAACATTCTGCCAATGAACATGAATTACGGTAACATTGTCATAAAAGGTGGGGACCTATCATGGTTTGGTAGTGCCATTGAGTTATCTCAGAATTCACTTACCAATGATCTCGACAACATGAACGAAGCCGAAAAAATACTTGAGCTACAAAAAGCTCAATCTGTCATCATGAAAGAAATGATGCCCGTTTTTCTGAATTATATGGGTATCGATAGTTTCGAATGGAGCGATTTCAGCGTGTCGCTTCCAAATGGCTCCGATGTATCCTTCGATCGCCTTTATGTAGAGGATTTGAAGCGCACGGATAATATCGTTGTCGGAAGCAAGAGCGGTTGGGACAATCTTGCCATTCCAGACCTGACTGGTCTTGATCCTAATTTCGATGCACAGCTTAATCTGATAGGTCTAAAAGGCACAAGCCTGTCCATGGTCAGTGAAACCGCATATGATCAAAACAAAAAAACAAATACCTCCAATTCGCAGATTTCTATCGAAAACATTCTTGAAGCCTCAGTTGATTTTACCCTGAATGACTTTGAGCCAAAAACTTATTATCAAAGTGCTCTGGCTATTTATTCACCAGAGATACAACAAAACCCGGACAAGGTCATCGAACTGTATACGTCTTTATTCAACAACTTCTCAGGCAATATAACACTGACTGACAAAAGCATTATTAACCGCTTTATTAATGGCTATGCGAAGCAAACAGGCGCAGACCCAGAAGCGCTCAGGGCGCAATTCACCGGATTGGTAATCGCAAACTTAACACAGTCTTTTGGTTCCTATGCGCCGCAAGGCCTTGCAGAGGCAATAAGCGGGTACATGGCAGCCTCTTCAACGCCGATAAAGTTAGAACTTGCAACAAAACAAAAGCTAACGCCCGAGACAGTCAATCAAATATCTGCAACCAACTGGGGTGACTATATAAAAGTTGACCTGAAACAAGCTAATTAA
- a CDS encoding VOC family protein, giving the protein MELGAFSLSLIVKDIEISRAFYEKLGFEKFHGDVEQGWLIMKSPSCVIGLFQGMFDKNMMTFNPGWDNSAGEVNPFTDVRDIQKSLKEGGIEIHSPADESGEGPASFMVIDPDGNPILFDQHR; this is encoded by the coding sequence ATGGAACTAGGTGCGTTTTCACTGAGTTTAATAGTGAAGGATATTGAGATTTCTCGTGCTTTTTATGAAAAACTAGGGTTTGAAAAATTCCACGGTGATGTGGAGCAGGGATGGCTGATTATGAAAAGCCCTAGCTGTGTTATTGGCCTATTTCAGGGTATGTTTGATAAAAATATGATGACCTTTAATCCGGGTTGGGACAACAGCGCTGGTGAAGTTAACCCTTTCACAGATGTTAGGGATATTCAGAAGAGCCTGAAGGAAGGCGGGATAGAAATTCATAGTCCAGCCGATGAAAGTGGTGAAGGCCCCGCCAGTTTCATGGTTATCGACCCTGATGGTAATCCGATATTGTTTGATCAGCACCGATAA
- a CDS encoding SDR family oxidoreductase has translation MTRKKLNRRELLAGTAAIAATTSFTANSAVFADSQDLTGKSILITGCSSGFGRLGAEYYARRGAKVFATMRNLPRPEADELANVAKKDNLDIEIIEIDVLSEESIEAGVNRALKSAGGTIDVLINNAGIGVTGPVEVQDMAATELIFSTNVFGPQRMIRALLPSMRKAQSGQIFNISSQLGRVILPSAGHYSATKFALEALSEQLAYELVPYGIDITIIEPGGYPTQIWSKRVNYNKELLERMPEEQKKAYAPFIERMTADGGGGNTNPIDIPRNITEIIMMPKGERPLRRPVHPTYIPQTKINQASADAQIEMLGSSPFGPWVKSVLT, from the coding sequence ATGACACGTAAGAAACTCAATAGACGAGAGTTATTAGCAGGCACCGCAGCAATTGCCGCGACCACATCGTTTACTGCAAACAGCGCTGTTTTTGCTGACAGCCAGGATTTAACTGGTAAATCAATCTTAATTACTGGTTGTTCATCTGGATTTGGCCGATTAGGCGCTGAATATTACGCGCGGCGCGGTGCCAAGGTATTTGCAACCATGCGAAACCTTCCTCGTCCAGAGGCGGATGAACTCGCAAATGTTGCCAAGAAAGATAACCTCGATATCGAGATTATCGAGATTGATGTCCTTTCAGAAGAAAGCATTGAGGCTGGCGTCAATCGGGCCCTGAAGTCAGCGGGTGGAACAATAGACGTATTGATCAACAACGCGGGAATTGGTGTTACTGGTCCGGTTGAAGTGCAAGACATGGCGGCCACCGAGCTCATCTTCAGCACCAATGTTTTTGGCCCGCAGCGAATGATAAGGGCACTATTGCCATCAATGCGAAAAGCGCAAAGTGGTCAGATATTCAATATTTCATCACAGCTCGGCCGTGTGATACTTCCAAGCGCAGGTCACTATTCTGCGACCAAATTTGCTCTTGAGGCACTTAGCGAACAACTTGCTTACGAGCTCGTTCCATATGGCATCGATATAACAATCATTGAACCTGGTGGATACCCAACACAAATCTGGAGCAAGCGCGTTAATTATAATAAAGAACTGCTAGAGCGTATGCCTGAAGAACAGAAAAAGGCTTATGCACCATTTATAGAGCGGATGACAGCCGATGGCGGCGGAGGAAATACCAATCCTATCGACATTCCTCGCAATATTACTGAAATCATTATGATGCCTAAGGGAGAACGCCCGCTCCGCCGACCGGTGCACCCAACCTATATTCCGCAGACAAAGATCAATCAGGCAAGTGCTGACGCGCAAATTGAAATGCTAGGCAGCTCGCCGTTTGGGCCGTGGGTAAAAAGTGTTCTAACGTAA
- the pyrC gene encoding dihydroorotase, with translation MAPGINNQTPTELIITRPDDWHAHLRDGDMLKSVANYTARQFARAIIMPNLAPPVTTTALANEYRERIIAAVSPEHNFTPLMTCYLTNTTDGEDLRKGFESGVLTACKLYPANATTNSSFGVTDIENIFSVLEVMQEIGMPLLVHGEVTDKEIDIFDREAVFIERVMSKVVKAFPELKVVFEHITTANAADFVMESTGPIGATITPQHLEFNRNAIFDGGIRPHYYCLPIAKREEHRLALRKAATSGSEKFFLGTDTAPHTVDAKESACGCAGIFNAPYAIENYASVFEEENALDKLEAFASLNGPKFYGLPVNKEKIVLKREETLVPERLDAAGKDIMPYRAGETLRWKFKGLA, from the coding sequence ATGGCACCCGGCATTAATAATCAAACCCCAACAGAACTCATCATAACCCGCCCTGATGATTGGCATGCTCACCTTCGTGATGGTGACATGCTAAAGTCTGTTGCTAATTATACAGCGCGCCAGTTCGCACGCGCGATTATTATGCCCAACCTTGCGCCACCTGTTACAACGACAGCGCTCGCAAATGAATATCGTGAACGAATAATCGCAGCCGTATCGCCAGAGCATAATTTCACACCCTTGATGACATGTTACCTCACGAACACAACTGACGGCGAGGATCTACGCAAAGGCTTTGAAAGCGGGGTACTCACTGCCTGTAAACTATATCCGGCAAATGCCACGACAAACTCTAGTTTTGGTGTCACCGACATCGAAAATATTTTCTCTGTTCTTGAAGTGATGCAAGAAATTGGTATGCCGCTATTAGTGCACGGCGAAGTCACGGATAAAGAGATTGATATCTTCGACCGCGAAGCCGTCTTTATCGAACGCGTGATGAGCAAGGTCGTCAAAGCTTTTCCTGAATTGAAAGTTGTCTTTGAGCATATCACTACTGCGAACGCCGCTGATTTTGTGATGGAGTCAACAGGGCCAATCGGCGCAACGATAACACCTCAGCACCTGGAATTTAACAGAAATGCTATTTTCGACGGTGGCATCAGACCACATTATTATTGCCTACCGATCGCAAAACGTGAAGAACACCGCCTCGCCCTTAGGAAAGCGGCAACATCTGGTTCAGAAAAGTTTTTCCTGGGCACAGATACTGCCCCTCATACCGTTGACGCCAAAGAAAGCGCGTGCGGATGCGCTGGTATTTTCAATGCCCCATACGCCATAGAAAATTATGCAAGTGTTTTCGAGGAAGAAAACGCGCTTGATAAGTTAGAGGCCTTTGCATCCTTAAACGGCCCTAAATTCTATGGCCTCCCAGTGAACAAGGAAAAAATAGTTCTAAAACGTGAAGAAACACTGGTGCCTGAACGACTGGACGCAGCAGGCAAAGATATCATGCCTTACCGCGCAGGGGAAACGCTACGCTGGAAGTTCAAAGGCCTGGCGTAA
- a CDS encoding dienelactone hydrolase family protein yields the protein MCDQFTENDNETFEKNGGLLNRRDFTSMSAAAIMAAMFPKAAMAEEDVTESDVIVDMEDGQSDSYFVRPSKGTHPGVLIWPDIKGLRPAFRAMGKRLAMAGYSVLVVNPFYRDAKAPVVGPDASFRDPDTRKFLIGMARKLTQDASMSDARHYIKFLDAQDSTDTSKKVGTMGYCMGGPLIMRTAGAVPERVGAAASFHGGGLVTDREDSPHLLIPKSPAHVLHAIAENDDERFPDAKNVLRAAYKEAGTPAEIEVYKGTLHGWCPPDSTVYNKDQAEKAWSRTLALFETALV from the coding sequence ATGTGTGATCAGTTCACAGAAAACGACAACGAAACTTTTGAAAAAAACGGCGGCCTTCTGAATCGCCGTGACTTCACATCGATGAGCGCAGCAGCAATCATGGCTGCTATGTTCCCGAAAGCCGCAATGGCAGAAGAAGACGTTACCGAGTCCGATGTCATCGTTGATATGGAAGACGGCCAATCCGATAGCTATTTTGTACGCCCATCAAAAGGGACACATCCAGGCGTCCTGATCTGGCCAGATATCAAAGGCCTTCGCCCTGCGTTCCGCGCGATGGGCAAGCGCCTCGCAATGGCAGGTTACTCCGTTCTTGTGGTGAACCCGTTCTACCGTGATGCGAAAGCACCGGTTGTTGGACCAGATGCCAGCTTCCGTGACCCTGACACACGTAAGTTCCTGATTGGTATGGCGCGCAAACTAACGCAGGATGCAAGCATGTCTGACGCTCGTCACTATATCAAGTTTTTGGACGCACAGGACAGCACGGACACATCGAAAAAAGTTGGTACTATGGGATACTGCATGGGTGGACCGCTTATTATGCGTACAGCCGGCGCGGTGCCAGAACGCGTGGGGGCGGCAGCATCCTTCCATGGTGGTGGCTTGGTCACTGACCGCGAAGACAGCCCGCATCTTTTGATCCCGAAATCACCCGCGCACGTACTACACGCGATCGCAGAAAATGATGACGAGCGCTTCCCTGATGCCAAAAATGTTTTGCGCGCGGCATATAAAGAAGCAGGAACTCCTGCCGAGATTGAGGTCTATAAAGGCACGCTTCATGGATGGTGCCCACCAGATTCAACAGTGTATAACAAAGATCAGGCGGAAAAAGCATGGTCACGTACACTAGCGCTATTTGAAACAGCGCTTGTTTAA
- a CDS encoding DUF917 domain-containing protein, which translates to MRYSKNARISKYSAKIILCLMMVIQSVTPSVSDETSQNLRTLSEQNLVDILVGSCIQSTRNCDPSEPIKAVKAALKAGKVFQTIKVKDVPTDGMVVAVQGIGGGGPWQYVIDRTKEQGLRTLDNPERAVVELFSEYTGKTVAALVRSEAAGATAAALLLSADMNIPTLDGGITGRAVPEVQQSIPWINGIASVPTAIITPWGDQIIIKHAVDEYRVEDISRAIAVASGGDAYITMTPMSGETLEKGVIKGSISEAELFGRTVREAVQKGHDPIDALVTITSGYKLFDGVVVKAEERGDRGFNWVEATLEGRNEYKGRTYKLFVKNENIVGWIDDKLDAISPDYIYNLDPASGQSTLGVGYGGYVVGEKVALIGIPAPKQWRSKKGIELIGPRHFEFDFDYIPIEDLQKQKAQE; encoded by the coding sequence TTGCGATACTCAAAGAATGCACGCATATCCAAATATTCTGCAAAGATTATTCTATGCCTGATGATGGTCATACAGTCGGTCACTCCCTCCGTATCTGATGAAACCTCCCAAAATCTCCGCACCTTAAGTGAACAAAATCTCGTCGATATTCTCGTAGGTTCTTGTATCCAATCCACGCGTAACTGTGACCCATCAGAACCTATCAAGGCTGTAAAGGCAGCCTTAAAGGCGGGCAAGGTTTTCCAGACAATCAAAGTCAAGGATGTCCCCACGGACGGCATGGTCGTTGCTGTTCAGGGCATTGGCGGCGGCGGGCCGTGGCAATATGTGATTGACCGGACGAAAGAACAGGGACTGCGAACGCTCGATAACCCCGAGCGCGCTGTTGTTGAGCTATTCAGTGAATATACCGGAAAAACTGTGGCGGCGCTCGTACGCTCGGAAGCCGCGGGTGCCACTGCCGCTGCCCTCCTCCTGAGCGCTGATATGAATATACCAACGCTCGACGGCGGCATTACAGGCCGTGCTGTCCCCGAAGTTCAGCAATCTATTCCCTGGATCAATGGTATCGCATCGGTGCCAACAGCGATCATCACACCTTGGGGGGATCAGATTATTATCAAACACGCGGTAGACGAATACCGCGTAGAAGATATCAGCCGCGCAATTGCGGTCGCAAGCGGCGGCGATGCCTACATCACCATGACGCCTATGTCGGGTGAAACGCTAGAAAAAGGGGTAATTAAAGGCAGTATCTCCGAGGCAGAACTATTTGGCCGCACAGTCAGAGAAGCCGTTCAAAAGGGTCATGATCCTATTGACGCCTTGGTCACTATCACAAGCGGATATAAGCTTTTTGACGGTGTTGTCGTCAAGGCAGAAGAGCGCGGCGACAGGGGTTTCAACTGGGTAGAGGCAACACTTGAAGGCCGAAATGAATACAAGGGCCGCACCTACAAATTATTTGTCAAAAACGAAAACATCGTCGGTTGGATCGATGACAAACTGGACGCTATATCCCCTGATTATATTTATAATCTTGACCCAGCTAGCGGCCAGTCAACCTTGGGCGTCGGTTATGGTGGTTATGTGGTTGGTGAAAAGGTTGCCCTTATCGGTATTCCTGCCCCCAAACAATGGCGCAGTAAAAAAGGGATTGAGTTAATCGGCCCACGGCATTTCGAGTTTGATTTTGATTACATCCCGATTGAGGACTTACAGAAACAAAAGGCACAAGAATAA
- a CDS encoding phytanoyl-CoA dioxygenase family protein produces MAPGEKQGNYRTTDHAKTHRQLKPGPDRQGPEIDADFETLMRDGYVIIENLISKDACRAIKAECLDLLNKTGRNGFEGRSTQRVYNVLSKTRATDMLAEHPRILGLMDRFFEPGFLLSQSQIINILPGENAQDLHVDDGFYRIPRPRQPLGAATVWAIDDFTEENGATVIVPKSHTWGDDQMPERSEAIPAIMPAGSVVFFLGTTWHGGGMNVSKSARFAITHQYCDAYLRQQENYLLELSKDTVRALSPTMQALVGYSIYPPFMGMVEGMHPLRTLDQD; encoded by the coding sequence ATGGCACCAGGCGAGAAACAAGGAAATTATCGCACAACCGATCACGCTAAAACGCACCGGCAGTTGAAACCAGGGCCTGATCGCCAAGGCCCAGAGATCGATGCTGACTTTGAAACCCTGATGCGGGACGGCTATGTCATTATCGAAAACCTGATTTCAAAAGACGCTTGCAGGGCGATAAAAGCTGAATGCCTAGACCTACTTAATAAAACAGGTCGGAACGGTTTTGAGGGGCGCAGCACCCAGCGGGTTTATAATGTGCTCTCCAAAACCCGTGCAACTGACATGCTGGCTGAACACCCGCGTATCCTTGGTTTGATGGATCGTTTCTTTGAACCCGGCTTCCTATTATCACAAAGTCAGATCATCAACATCTTACCCGGCGAAAACGCACAGGATTTACATGTGGATGACGGGTTTTACCGTATCCCCCGCCCGCGGCAACCGCTGGGTGCTGCAACCGTATGGGCAATCGATGACTTTACAGAAGAAAACGGCGCAACCGTAATCGTTCCCAAAAGCCATACATGGGGCGATGATCAAATGCCTGAGCGCAGTGAGGCAATCCCCGCCATTATGCCCGCGGGCTCTGTTGTCTTTTTTCTGGGTACCACGTGGCACGGCGGCGGCATGAACGTATCAAAGAGCGCTCGTTTTGCCATCACCCACCAATATTGTGATGCCTATTTACGGCAGCAGGAAAATTACCTGTTAGAATTATCCAAGGATACAGTCCGGGCCCTGTCCCCCACAATGCAGGCGCTGGTTGGATATTCGATCTATCCCCCCTTCATGGGCATGGTAGAGGGAATGCACCCCTTAAGAACATTGGATCAGGACTAA